The Xylanibacillus composti region ATGCCCCGGATGCGGGCATTGAGCTGCTCCATTGCGCTTGAAGACAACTTCCATTACAATGGTCCGCTCATGGTGATTCCGGGTTCGCAGAATCATTATGTCGCCTGTGTAGGGGAGACGCCGGACGAGAACTACAAAAATTCCTTGCGCAAGCAGGAATACGGCACACCGGATGATGAGAGCATGAAATGGCTGGTGGAGCAGGGCGGGATCGATACGCCCACGGGTCAAAAAGGCTCGGTGCTGCTCTTCGACTGCAATATTATGCACGGCTCGGCCAGCAACATCTCGCCGTTTCCGCGAAGCAATGTGTTCTTTGTTTTCAATAGTGTGGAAAACCAACTGGCCGAGCCGTTCTCGGGCAAGAAGCCCCGCCCGGAATATATCGCTCACCGGGACACGATCATTTAACTCACTAATTTTCCTGCATGCAGACTGACTGAGCCAAGCTCGGTTAGTCTTTTTTTGTTTTTGCGGGCTGGTGCTCACAGTAAGGTCTGCGGTTGCTGCAGAAGCGGACAGAGCTGGGGCTGGGGCGCGCAGATCGAAAAGGGGCGCACAGCATGGACAATCGGCCCACGAATGAGAGACAGCATAATCATAGAATATGTTAGCTGTCTCGAAAGGTGGTGATCGCAAATGAGTGCAGCAGCAGGATATGGCTTCACAAATACGGGCACGATTCTGGTACTCTACATTCTCCTGGTCATCGTATTGAGCGTAGGATTCTTCGTGTAACATCGAGGCGGACGCGGGTACTGCGCGGGCGGCTTCGGCTGGCTAAAGCCAGCCGGGGTCGTCCTCATACTTAACGCGAACGTTAGGGCAAGGAGGGATATCATCCATTGAATTATATTGAAATGCTGACCAAGTTCGGCATAGGCAGCGCGCATCCCGGCGGCTTCGCGGCTACGCTTCAGCAATTCCAGGAGCATCCGCTGCAGGCAGGCAGCCGCATACTGGAGGTGGGCTGCGGGACGGGCCGTACGGCGTGCTATCTGGCGGAAGAGGGACATGTAGTCACTGCTGTCGATCTGCAGCAAGGCATGGTTGCCAAAGCGGAGCGGCGGGCGGAAGCGCTCGGGCTGCAGGTGACATTCCGACAGGCGGATGCCTGCGCATTGCCATTCGACGATGAACAATTTGACGTTGTAATTGTGGAGTCGGTCACCAATTTTGCCGAAGCGAGACGGGCTGTGCCGGAATACTTTCGCGTTCTGCGAAGCGGCGGCGTCTTATATGATAGAGAGATGATGCTGCAGCAAGCCGCAGCGGAGACTCCGCGATTGGATGAAATTCAGCAGTTTTTTGGCATGCCTCAGCTGATGCGGCGCGAGGAGTGGGTGGAGCTATTGCGCAGCCTGGGCTTTGCCCGGGCAGAGATACCGCAATACAGCTTGTTCACAGAAGAGATCAAGGCTATGCAGCTCATGTATGAGGATGAGCATGAATATATCGATGACGATGTATATGCCAATGCAGATTTATGGCACATTGCGCTGCGTCACGATCAGATTATTGCAGATTGTATCGATTATTTGGCTTTTGGCCTGATCAAAGCGGTAAAGTGAATCCAGCGTGTCCCTCTTCCCTGAATTAGCGATGGCTGGCGAAGCGATCTCCTTGCAAGGACATGAAACCTGCCTGGCATTGGCATACTAAGCGTGAATGCCAGCCAGAAGGAGGAGATTGTTGTGACATCGAGAGAAGAGAGCAGCATGCAGGAACAGACGCCGTTGTCCCAAGCGCAAAATTCGGTGGACCGCTTCTCTAACGCGGTAGCTCAAGCGCAGACCCGTCCGGATGCGGATATGCTTCAGCAGGCGCGCGAGGCGGAGGAACGCGCCTCCCATGCGCTGTCTCAGGCTCAGGCAGCCGATCACACTGAAGCGGTTGTGCGCGTCAAGGAGCGCTTCGAGGAAGAAAAGGCGCGTCTGGATGAGGCGGATGACAATTTGCACGGATAATCCGCACGGCAGTTGCGGCGGCCCCGGGGAGATGCCCTGGGGCTTTTTTTTTTCGTATGCTTGTGAGTATGGGGCCCAGGCTTGTTTCTTTGGCTGGAAGCGGGATTGGGCTCCAGGGCTGCATGCTTGGGTGTTCGCGCGATAATGGAGGCCGAGTTGAATGGATGCTGGTGCCGGCGCTGTCCCAGGGGGAGAAGCGGCTGGTGCTGATGGAGGCGCGTTGCTTTCCTAGAAGGGAAAGTGGCTGCAGGCTGGCGCTGAGGGTTGATGAACGTAACTTCCTAGGAAGGCTAGTGGTTGCAGATTGGTGCTTCAGTTCGAATGGAACTTGTAACGGAAGTGAGAAGCGCTAATTCGCAGATTTCGAGGAGATTTCACTTTTAACGGAAGAGAGAGACCTTATTTGATGAGTCAGTTGCGGTAATCGGGGATTTTCAAGGCAATAAGGGCTGTAGGTTCCGTAAGAATGAAGGATGAGCAAAAAATGGGCAAATAGTGTCGGTGGCTTCCGTTAGATGCAGACGTGTCTGACTGATGCTTATATTTTGTTAGATGCAGACAGTTCAATCGGCTATTGTCAGGTACACACACTAACCTTGCCGCCCATCCCCGGCTGTTCGTGGCATCCTCCACAGCGGTCCGCATTTTCCTTGCCTACCCTTGCAGCCGATCGGAATTGGGCGCTGGCGCTTTATAATCAAGGTGCATATGGTGTATGATAGAACAATAGCGAATTTTTATGGGCGAAAGGTTGAGAGCAGTGGAAGCGAATACGAATGCGACTTCATCAAATTTTATCAAGACCATCGTATCCGAAGACTTGAAGAAAGGCGTCGTCGATAAAGTAATCACGAGATTTCCGCCCGAGCCGAACGGCTATTTGCATATCGGGCATGCGAAATCGATCTGCCTGAACTTCGAATTGGCGGATGAGTATGGCGGACGGACAAATTTGCGCTTTGATGACACGAATCCGTTGAAGGAAGATACGGAATATGTGGAGTCGATCAAGGAGGATGTGCGCTGGCTCGGATTTGACTGGGACGAGCTGCATTATGCCTCCAACTATTTCGACGAGCTGTATGAGCGGGCACAATTGTTGATCCGCAAGGGCAAGGCCTATGTCTGCGATTTGAGTCCGGATGAGATCCGCGCGTCGCGCGGAACCTTGACGGAGCCCGGGCAAGAGAGTCCTTACCGGAATCGCTCGGTCGAGGAAAATGCGGATTTGTTTGAACGAATGAAGAACGGGGAGTTCCCGAACGGCTCCAAGGTGCTGCGGGCCAAGATCGATATGGCTTCCCCGAATTTGAATATGCGCGACCCGGTCCTGTATCGCATCTCCCATGCTGAGCATCACAATACAGGCGACCGCTGGTGCATCTATCCGATGTACGACTTTGCGCATCCGCTTAGCGATGCAATAGAAGGCGTGACGCACTCGCTGTGTACGCTGGAATTTGAGGATCACCGGCCGCTGTACGACTGGGTGGTGGAGCAATGCGAGATGCCAAGCCGTCCGAGGCAGTATGAATTTGCCCGGCTCAACATGACGAATACGGTCATGAGCAAGCGCAAGCTGAAGCGGTTCGTCGACGAGGGGATCGTCGATGGGTGGGACGATCCGCGGATGCCAACTATCTCGGGCTTGCGCCGCAAGGGATATACGCCGGAAGCGATCCGCGCATTCGCCCGCGAGATCGGCGTGGCGCGCAGCAACAGCCTGGTGGATGACCGGATGCTGGATCATTTTATCCGCGAGGATCTGAAGCTGAAGGCGCCCCGGACGATGGCGGTGCTGCAGCCGTTGAAGGTTGTCATTACGAACTATCCCGAAGGGCAGGTCGAGTGGCTGGAAGCGGAAGTGAATCCGGAGGTGCCCGAGATGGGCGTCCGTCAAATTCCGTTCTCCCGTGAAATCTACATCGAACAGGATGATTTCATGGAAGACCCGCCGAAGAAGTACTTCCGGCTGTTCCCCGGCAATGAGGTGCGTCTGAAGCATGCGTACTTCATTAAATGTGAGGAAGTCATCAAGGACGCAGACGGTCAAGTGGTAGAGCTGCGCTGCACCTATGATCCGGAAACGAAGAGCGGGACCGGGTTTGCCGGCCGCAAGGTGAAGGGGACGCTGCACTGGGTGGAGGCTTCCCATGCGGTTCCTGCCAGCTTCCGGCTGTTCGAGCCGCTGCTGGCGGAGGAAACGGAAGAGCAGCCGGACGCGGAGGAGACCGGGGATGATTTCCTCAAGCAGCTTAACCCGAATTCCTTGCAAGTGCTGCAGGGCTTCGTCGAGCCGAATATGAAATCAGCGAGGGCGCAGGATAAATTCCAATTTTTCCGCCATGGCTATTTCAATGTTGATCCGAAAATGACCGCCGACGAGCAGCTTGTCTTCAATCGAATCGTCTCGCTCAAGAGCTCGTTCGATCCGAAGGCAGGGCAGTAGTTCCCGGGGCAAGCAAATCGTAAATGAATAGGCAAGTCTTGATGGAAGCCTGTTCCGTCATGCAAGTGATCTCGTGCAGGAGGCGCCAAGGAAGCGCACCGCCTGCAGCTTGCATGCGCGGGGCAGGTATTTTTCATTTACAGCTGCGATCAGGGCTTCTGCCTGCGTGCGACGAGCCACGGGAAGCGGGTGAGGCGGAGACGAGTTTGTTTCGCGCGTTTCACGCACTTAGCCGGCTAAAGTATGTAATAAAAATGAAGCCATGTTCGAATGGCTTCACGAAAAGTGAATTATTGAGCTATCGACTTTATATCATGGTCGTAGTATAGTCCGAGATGATACGCTTGCGCCAGAAGTTTTTCGAAAGTTTCCGGATTGGAATCCAAAGTGTCATACAATATTTCAACCTTGCTGTTCGAGATACCGCAGAATCCGGCAATTCCGATGTTTAGGTGATGGCTCATCATCTTGTCGTACTTGTACTTCTCATAATGTACTTTCGGAGCCGAAGCCAATCCAATCCACAGTACTTTTTTATGAGGCAGTTTGTTCGCGCCGTACGCGAATCCGTTGTTCCACACACGGTCAATATATCCTTTTAGCATGGCTGGGAAACTGTGCCACCATACCGGGAAAATATAGACGAGAGCATCGTGTTTCATCATACGTCCGATCTCCGCCTCCACCTCGGGCGAGTAGATCTTGCGAGCAGAAGATGATTCGGGTTCATCCGCCTCCCACAATACCGGATTAAACCCGCTGCGATGCAGATCCAGCACTTCCGACTCATGTCCGCCATCGGCGAGTCCCTGTGTGAATCTTTCTGCAACAGAAAAGGTTAAGGATTGCACCCTAGGGTGTGAAACAACGGTCAAGACTCTCATAGTCGTCACCTTCCATTCTTTTTACTTTTCACCTCAAGCGAGGTACGATAAAATTATCTGATAAGACATAATTAATGGGAAGAACGTACTTTTTTGTACTATAGGAACTTTAAAGTGAGAAAGGCACCGAAAAGTACCTATTGAAAGTATAAGTAAGGGGGTTATTCCATGGAAATGCAAAATATAAGGACTTTTAACATTCCTGCCGAAGCGACGCTGGAGGTCATAGGAGGCAAATGGAAGTTGCTGATCTTATGTCATTTGAACTGTGGGACCGGCCCCAAACGAACGAGCGAATTAAAAAGGAATATTCCTGATATTACACAAAAAATGTTAACGCAGCAGCTTCGAGAGTTGGAGGAGGCCGGCATCATCATTCGAACAGTTTACAATCAAGTGCCGCCCAAAGTCGTCTATGAAATGAGTGAGTTTGGAATGTCGCTGAAATCCATATTAAACCAACTGGACGAGTGGGGAAAGCAATATATCCAGCAGCGCACCTGGAAGTCCTCCTGCTCCGAATGAGGACGCCCGATGGGTATGCGCCAGGAGATGTTCCTTCATCCGAGCCGTTAGTGGTGAAAATGAAGACGCAGCGAAGTATCCGGATAGCAAGGATACGACAGGAGCGATGCAAAATGGCTTTCGTGGTTCGGCCGTTTCCGGAATGGTCCTGGTCACAGTCGAGGGATCAGCTGTTTCGGGAATGTCCACGCAAATATTACTATCATTATTATGCCTCCCACAATGGATGGCAGCGCGAAGCGTCGGAAGAGGCGCAAGCTGCCTATCGGCTGAAGCAGCTGGCTAACCTGTACTTGGTGATGGGGGATGAGCTGCATCAGATAGCAGAGCATCTGCTCCAGAGATGGGAGGAGCAAGCCGGCGACGCGGCGGCAGACGAGCTGGTGGAGCGCTTGCGGCGTCGGCTGAATCAGGCATTTCTCGATTCGCGGGATGTGCCTCGCTGGAAGCGGGCGCCGAAGAAGAGCACCATGCTGCATGAGATGTACTACATAGGGGAGCTGCCTCAAGATCGGGTGGAGAAAATCAAGCGCCGCCTGCGCGTCTGTGTCGATGGCCTGCTTCGCAGTCTGACGTGGCGGGAGCTAACGGCAAGCCCGTCGATGCGCATTGCGGAGGTAGAGCAGCTGCGAACGTTCGAGGTGGAGGGAACGCCGGTATATGTGAAGATGGACGCCCTGTTGGAGGATCGCTCCCGCGAGCGTCCGTGGATCATGGTGGACTGGAAGACGGGCATGGAGGATGAGAAGAATGAGGAGCAGCTAATCCTGTATGCCATCTATCTCGGAGAGCAAGCAGGCATACCGCCCGAGCAGCTGGAGCTGCGCGTGGAATATCTGCTCACCGGCGAGACGAAGACCGTCTACGCCGACCAGGCGGACATGGAACGGGTGCGTGAGGCGATGAGCCGCAGCATGGCCGCTATGAAGGCTTGTCTCGCCGATCCGGAGCGCAATGCGCCGAAGCCGAAGGAGGCTTTCGCGAGCCGCCCGAGCCGAGCGGTATGCGCAGGCTGCAATTTCAGGGAACTGTGCGAGGAGAAGGCATAAGCAGCTGCGGATGATCCGTTAGCGAGCGCTCTGCATGTGCCGCCGTGCTTGGCGCGCGGCTTCGAAGCTTTCACCGGGACAGAGCAGGCGGAAGGTTGACAAAAGCCGGCTTACCCTCTATAGTGGCTCCATATTCCATGAAACGGATACACTAGACAGAAACAGCATGGCGGAGGAAGGGCGCTTCCCGGACGGCCGGAAACGACGCGGGGGTGTGCGCTCGGGATGCTATGTCGGTAAGGAGCGGGTGAAGTTGGCATTGATTCAGGTTGAAGACATTCTGCAGGCGGACCGCCTGCTGCAGAAGGCGGTAGATCGGACGCCGCTGCTGCGCAACGAAGGGTTGTCGCAAAAGTATGGCTGCCAGATGTTCCTGAAGCGGGAGGATTTGCAGGTGGTGCGGTCCTTCAAGATTCGCGGCGCCTATCACTTTATGCAGACGCTGACAGAGAAGGAGCTGGCCAACGGGGTGGTGTGCGCCAGTGCTGGCAATCATGCACAGGGCGTGGCTTATGCTTGCAAGGATATGGACGTGAAGGGCACGATCTTCATGCCGGCGACAACGCCGCGCCAAAAGGTGAATCAGGTACGCTTCTTCGGCGGGGAAGCAGTTGAGGTGCAGCTTGTGGGCGATACGTTCGACGATTCGTACCGGGAAGCGACGTCTTATGCCGAGCAGCAGGGCAAGGTGTTCATCCACCCGTTCGATGACGAGCGGACCATTATCGGGCAAGGAACGGTAGGACTGGAAATTCTGAATCAGATGAAGGAGCCGCTCGATGTGCTGATTCTGGCTGTAGGCGGCGGCGGCTTGGCGGCGGGTGTCGGCTCGTATGTGAAGCGGATTAGCCCGCATACCCGCATTATTGGCGTGGAGCCGGAAGGAGCGCCGGCTATGCGGCGTTCTCTGGACTCGGGGGAGCGTGTTGTGCTGGAGTCCATCGACAAGTTCGTAGACGGAGCTGCAGTCAAGCAGGTGGGCGAGCGAACGTTGGATATCTGCCGCGAGGTGCTGGACGATGTCTTGACAGTGCCTGAGGGCAAGGTGTGCACGGCGATCCTGGATATGTACAATCTGAATGCCATTGTCGTCGAGCCGGCCGGAGCCCTTCCTGTGGCTGCGCTGGACTTCTTGCAGGAGGAAATCCGCGGCAAAAATGTAGTATGCCTCATTAGCGGGGGCAACAATGACATTAGCCGCATGCAGGAAATCAAGGATCGCTCGCTGATTTATGAAGGCCTGCAGCATTACTTTATTATTAACTTCCCGCAGCGCAGCGGGGCTTTGCGGGAATTTCTCGACAAGGTGCTTGGGCCAGGCGATGACATCACGCGCTTCGAGTATACGAAGAAGACGAGCAAGGAGAACGGGCCGGCGCTTGTAGGCATCGAGCTGCGCGCCAGGGAGGACTACGAGCCGCTGTTGGCCCGGATGGAGCGCGAAGGGATTCAGTATTTGGAGCTGAACAAGAACC contains the following coding sequences:
- a CDS encoding NAD(P)H oxidoreductase, with amino-acid sequence MRVLTVVSHPRVQSLTFSVAERFTQGLADGGHESEVLDLHRSGFNPVLWEADEPESSSARKIYSPEVEAEIGRMMKHDALVYIFPVWWHSFPAMLKGYIDRVWNNGFAYGANKLPHKKVLWIGLASAPKVHYEKYKYDKMMSHHLNIGIAGFCGISNSKVEILYDTLDSNPETFEKLLAQAYHLGLYYDHDIKSIAQ
- a CDS encoding class I SAM-dependent methyltransferase, whose translation is MNYIEMLTKFGIGSAHPGGFAATLQQFQEHPLQAGSRILEVGCGTGRTACYLAEEGHVVTAVDLQQGMVAKAERRAEALGLQVTFRQADACALPFDDEQFDVVIVESVTNFAEARRAVPEYFRVLRSGGVLYDREMMLQQAAAETPRLDEIQQFFGMPQLMRREEWVELLRSLGFARAEIPQYSLFTEEIKAMQLMYEDEHEYIDDDVYANADLWHIALRHDQIIADCIDYLAFGLIKAVK
- a CDS encoding YjcZ family sporulation protein, whose translation is MSAAAGYGFTNTGTILVLYILLVIVLSVGFFV
- the ilvA gene encoding threonine ammonia-lyase IlvA; amino-acid sequence: MALIQVEDILQADRLLQKAVDRTPLLRNEGLSQKYGCQMFLKREDLQVVRSFKIRGAYHFMQTLTEKELANGVVCASAGNHAQGVAYACKDMDVKGTIFMPATTPRQKVNQVRFFGGEAVEVQLVGDTFDDSYREATSYAEQQGKVFIHPFDDERTIIGQGTVGLEILNQMKEPLDVLILAVGGGGLAAGVGSYVKRISPHTRIIGVEPEGAPAMRRSLDSGERVVLESIDKFVDGAAVKQVGERTLDICREVLDDVLTVPEGKVCTAILDMYNLNAIVVEPAGALPVAALDFLQEEIRGKNVVCLISGGNNDISRMQEIKDRSLIYEGLQHYFIINFPQRSGALREFLDKVLGPGDDITRFEYTKKTSKENGPALVGIELRAREDYEPLLARMEREGIQYLELNKNPELFHFLI
- a CDS encoding glutamine--tRNA ligase/YqeY domain fusion protein; this encodes MEANTNATSSNFIKTIVSEDLKKGVVDKVITRFPPEPNGYLHIGHAKSICLNFELADEYGGRTNLRFDDTNPLKEDTEYVESIKEDVRWLGFDWDELHYASNYFDELYERAQLLIRKGKAYVCDLSPDEIRASRGTLTEPGQESPYRNRSVEENADLFERMKNGEFPNGSKVLRAKIDMASPNLNMRDPVLYRISHAEHHNTGDRWCIYPMYDFAHPLSDAIEGVTHSLCTLEFEDHRPLYDWVVEQCEMPSRPRQYEFARLNMTNTVMSKRKLKRFVDEGIVDGWDDPRMPTISGLRRKGYTPEAIRAFAREIGVARSNSLVDDRMLDHFIREDLKLKAPRTMAVLQPLKVVITNYPEGQVEWLEAEVNPEVPEMGVRQIPFSREIYIEQDDFMEDPPKKYFRLFPGNEVRLKHAYFIKCEEVIKDADGQVVELRCTYDPETKSGTGFAGRKVKGTLHWVEASHAVPASFRLFEPLLAEETEEQPDAEETGDDFLKQLNPNSLQVLQGFVEPNMKSARAQDKFQFFRHGYFNVDPKMTADEQLVFNRIVSLKSSFDPKAGQ
- a CDS encoding winged helix-turn-helix transcriptional regulator, with amino-acid sequence MEMQNIRTFNIPAEATLEVIGGKWKLLILCHLNCGTGPKRTSELKRNIPDITQKMLTQQLRELEEAGIIIRTVYNQVPPKVVYEMSEFGMSLKSILNQLDEWGKQYIQQRTWKSSCSE
- a CDS encoding PD-(D/E)XK nuclease family protein is translated as MAFVVRPFPEWSWSQSRDQLFRECPRKYYYHYYASHNGWQREASEEAQAAYRLKQLANLYLVMGDELHQIAEHLLQRWEEQAGDAAADELVERLRRRLNQAFLDSRDVPRWKRAPKKSTMLHEMYYIGELPQDRVEKIKRRLRVCVDGLLRSLTWRELTASPSMRIAEVEQLRTFEVEGTPVYVKMDALLEDRSRERPWIMVDWKTGMEDEKNEEQLILYAIYLGEQAGIPPEQLELRVEYLLTGETKTVYADQADMERVREAMSRSMAAMKACLADPERNAPKPKEAFASRPSRAVCAGCNFRELCEEKA